The nucleotide window CCGGCTACATTGACTTTTGGGGATTCGTACTTTGAGCCACCCGCAAAGGCCACAGGCCAAACAGAAACCTTCTGAGTTGATCTCATCTAGTGACAGGAGAGAGGGGGGAACAGTGAATTAGTCAACTGAAAAACCATACATAACAGCAAAGCAGTGTTTGATCATCAGCTGCTGGCTTTACAGTAGACCATGGACCGAGGCTTTTTAGAGCTGCTGCCGTTCATTCTGAAAGAATATTGACCAAGCTACTGTGGCCTGCAAAGCTgcgaaacgtttcatcactcatccaagtgacttcttcagtctcagctgactgcaggtttccccaatcttataaacagtacatttgcataatgactgaaaccatcccactgaaggaacaatgggctgggaggtcagttccttaatcaaattctcatgaccactgatcaacaaccactgatcaaaggccactgatcaatggccatgagtaccattcacagagagttggggaatgactgcaatcacagcattgtaagatggggaaagatgtacccttaggccccctcctcgattcagatatggtctttcccttttcacataaatggcctccttgactccacgtttaaaccagcgttcttccctgtccaggatgtgtacattctcatcattgaaagagttttttgttttatacagttgtcagccaggcatctaactatgaaaaaattacactccaaaagaccccgggcttaagcccagtaagccaccccccccGCTCCGCCACTGTTTATTACTATTCAGACACTGACCTCCTCAAACAGCTCCAGGCTGTATGTGTTATCATCGTCAGCAAAGTAGACGACTCCAGGCtggttgttgttggtgttgAACTTGTCCCTCAACCACCGCAGGGCCAGATTCCGCTGCATAGTGCCTCTTGGTTTGTGACCCTGAATGGGACTTTTCAGCTTATAGATCATGGCTGTCTCTATATTGAGGTGGGTGTAGTTTAGCCGCGTTTTTCGGAGGAGTCGTGTGACAAGAGGTGTTCTTCTCTGGGAATCTTCCACCAAGATCCAGTGCAGGTTGCGGACATGGAGGAAGGTGTTTGCTAGCCGTGTCAGCTCAGCCTTCTGCATGGGCCGGCTATATGTGGGCGTGATGATGTAGATTGTGGGCAACACACTGGACCAGGGCAGAGGCCCTTTGTACACATATTCTGTCG belongs to Oreochromis niloticus isolate F11D_XX linkage group LG17, O_niloticus_UMD_NMBU, whole genome shotgun sequence and includes:
- the LOC100695963 gene encoding galactosylgalactosylxylosylprotein 3-beta-glucuronosyltransferase 1-like, yielding MPKIYHFLPIVSIVLLWTLLITVWHQNTFAPLTASQKGGQATEYVYKGPLPWSSVLPTIYIITPTYSRPMQKAELTRLANTFLHVRNLHWILVEDSQRRTPLVTRLLRKTRLNYTHLNIETAMIYKLKSPIQGHKPRGTMQRNLALRWLRDKFNTNNNQPGVVYFADDDNTYSLELFEEMRSTQKVSVWPVAFAGGSKYESPKVNVAGKVYGWKVAFEPHRPFAIDMAGFAINLRLILSKSQAYFKLFKVKPGYQESSFLQELVPLNDLEPKAANCTKILVWHTRAQQPNFRDEGKKGFTDLSMEI